In Pseudomonas poae, a single genomic region encodes these proteins:
- a CDS encoding two-component sensor histidine kinase, with the protein MNSVRARILIPVLVLILLGNALISWLVLRDSHHEIEEVYDAQLAQSARLLQGVLRQRDPGEADWDRLYQAFDQAMSRVGEEGVAHPYETRLTFQVWRTDGQLLVRSAEAPVLAAPPATLGSHDLMDNGNDWCAFLLADPQQGLLIWVGERDDIRQDVIQRIMGHTLWPTLIGVPLLTVLIWLFIGWGLKPLRAMASSIRGRNSDTLQPLHLAPLPSDLEPMQTALNRLLVQVDNLLERERRFIADAAHELRTPLAILRIHAQNAQSAETPEQRREALDFLVNGVDRATRIGSQLLTMARIEPQLNNPVRSRVQLTELVREELAELAPLAMEKGVELVLEGEEEVWVETEPVALAIALQNLVTNALNFSPAGSEVKVVIGATSLRVEDQGPGIDDAELGRLFERFYSRGNANGAGLGLAIVEMIVGKIGCRLALHNLAQGGLCARLDF; encoded by the coding sequence ATGAACTCGGTCCGCGCACGCATCCTCATCCCGGTGTTGGTGCTGATTCTGCTGGGCAATGCCCTGATCAGTTGGTTGGTGCTGCGCGACAGCCACCACGAAATCGAAGAGGTCTACGATGCCCAACTCGCCCAAAGTGCGCGCCTGCTGCAGGGCGTATTGCGCCAACGCGACCCTGGCGAGGCCGACTGGGACCGCCTCTATCAAGCCTTCGACCAGGCCATGAGCCGCGTGGGCGAGGAGGGCGTCGCCCACCCTTATGAAACCCGCCTGACCTTTCAGGTGTGGCGCACTGACGGCCAACTGCTCGTGCGCTCCGCCGAAGCGCCGGTGCTGGCGGCACCGCCTGCGACCCTCGGCTCCCATGACCTGATGGACAACGGCAATGACTGGTGCGCCTTTCTTCTGGCCGACCCGCAACAGGGATTGCTGATTTGGGTGGGCGAGCGCGATGACATCCGCCAGGACGTGATCCAGCGCATCATGGGCCACACCCTCTGGCCCACGCTGATTGGCGTGCCATTGCTCACGGTATTGATCTGGTTGTTCATCGGCTGGGGTCTGAAACCGTTGCGTGCGATGGCCTCGTCGATTCGCGGACGTAACAGCGACACGTTGCAGCCCCTGCATTTGGCGCCGCTGCCCAGCGATCTGGAACCCATGCAAACCGCGCTGAACCGGCTGCTGGTGCAGGTCGACAATTTGCTTGAGCGCGAACGGCGCTTCATCGCCGACGCCGCCCACGAACTGCGCACGCCGTTGGCGATCCTGCGTATCCACGCGCAAAACGCCCAAAGCGCCGAGACCCCGGAACAACGCCGCGAAGCCCTGGACTTCCTGGTCAACGGTGTCGACCGCGCCACCCGCATCGGTAGTCAACTGCTGACCATGGCCCGTATCGAACCGCAACTGAACAACCCGGTGCGCAGTCGTGTGCAACTGACGGAGTTGGTGCGCGAAGAACTGGCTGAGCTGGCGCCACTGGCCATGGAAAAAGGCGTGGAACTGGTGCTGGAAGGGGAGGAGGAGGTTTGGGTGGAAACCGAGCCCGTCGCACTGGCGATTGCGTTGCAAAACCTGGTGACCAACGCGCTCAACTTCTCGCCTGCTGGCAGCGAAGTGAAAGTGGTGATTGGTGCCACCAGCCTACGCGTGGAAGACCAGGGGCCGGGGATTGATGATGCGGAACTGGGGCGACTGTTTGAACGGTTCTACAGCCGGGGTAACGCCAACGGCGCCGGGTTGGGGTTGGCGATTGTGGAGATGATCGTCGGTAAAATTGGTTGCCGCCTGGCACTGCACAACTTGGCACAAGGCGGTTTGTGCGCACGGTTGGATTTCTGA
- a CDS encoding response regulator, protein MRLLLVEDDRALGQGIRVALGAEGYTLDWLQDGVAALHALRTESFDLLLLDLGLPRLDGLDLLQQLRAEQHDLPVLILTARDGTAERIAGLDAGADDYLVKPFDVEELKARVRALLRRSQGRAQPLLEHAGISLDPATQQVRYLDAEIIVTPMEYQLLHQLMVRPGKVVTRERLSRALYGWQDRVESNTLEVLIHNLRKKLSTELIRTVRGVGYVLVLTP, encoded by the coding sequence ATGCGCCTACTCCTTGTCGAAGATGATCGTGCCCTCGGCCAGGGGATTCGCGTGGCTTTGGGAGCCGAGGGCTACACCCTTGATTGGTTGCAGGATGGCGTCGCGGCCCTGCATGCGCTGCGTACCGAATCGTTTGATTTACTCCTGCTCGACCTCGGCCTGCCACGGCTCGATGGCCTCGACCTATTGCAGCAACTGCGCGCCGAGCAACACGACCTGCCGGTGCTGATTCTCACCGCCCGCGACGGCACCGCCGAACGCATCGCCGGCCTGGACGCCGGTGCCGACGACTACCTGGTCAAACCCTTCGATGTCGAAGAACTCAAGGCCCGCGTCCGTGCCTTGTTGCGCCGTAGCCAGGGGCGTGCGCAACCGCTGCTGGAACACGCCGGCATCAGCCTTGACCCGGCAACCCAGCAAGTGCGCTACCTGGACGCGGAGATCATCGTGACGCCGATGGAGTACCAACTGCTGCACCAACTGATGGTGCGCCCCGGCAAAGTCGTCACCCGCGAGCGCCTGTCCCGCGCGTTGTACGGCTGGCAGGACCGAGTCGAAAGCAACACCCTGGAAGTGCTGATCCATAACCTGCGCAAAAAGTTATCCACAGAGCTGATCCGCACCGTGCGCGGTGTCGGCTACGTGCTGGTACTTACCCCATGA
- a CDS encoding PepSY domain-containing protein, with protein sequence MRKILLLSLVLASPLALAGPQCTTAERSQWQDEKAFQDKLKAEGYTISKFKVTDGNCYEIYGFDKDKRKVEIYHDPVTGKAVKTEIKG encoded by the coding sequence ATGCGCAAAATTCTCCTGTTGTCCCTCGTCCTCGCCAGCCCCCTGGCCCTCGCCGGGCCGCAGTGCACCACCGCCGAGCGCTCGCAATGGCAAGACGAAAAAGCCTTCCAGGACAAGCTCAAGGCCGAAGGCTACACCATCAGCAAGTTCAAGGTCACCGACGGTAACTGCTACGAGATCTACGGCTTCGACAAAGACAAGCGCAAGGTCGAGATCTACCACGACCCGGTCACCGGCA